One Oreochromis niloticus isolate F11D_XX linkage group LG16, O_niloticus_UMD_NMBU, whole genome shotgun sequence genomic window carries:
- the trim13 gene encoding tripartite motif-containing 13: MEQLEEELTCPICCGLFEDPRVLLCSHSFCKKCLEGLLEGNRGPAFRTPFKCPTCRKETPHNGANSLQINYSLRGIVEKFSKIKVTPKMSVCKQHSGQPLNIFCATDLKLICGFCAATNDHEGHKFCSLEDAYEREKKAFDELLRGVKNWRSADYLSCLDTLQASKKRALLSVSKDAEKVKDYFEKLISALECKKNEILSDVETLKLVVMQAYDPEISKLSAALEEQKRALSIAGSFGSVSDPLCFLQQMQEFRDKLKLLNNTPLPSRKDMDVGPLVRNFDVKNWDSLRLREVDRMSVPHESGSYRTANKRMPVPRWISILILTLISSLVLSLLLPHTFTAYVTREAESLLAALFSLFEHTGACLQEIKDIYIDVVDAGQKYIMQLIDSTARFIDSYKLPTN; encoded by the coding sequence ATGGAGCAGCTAGAAGAGGAACTTACATGCCCAATCTGCTGCGGTCTGTTCGAGGACCCGCGGGTCTTGCTGTGCTCACACAGCTTTTGCAAGAAATGCTTGGAGGGACTCTTGGAGGGGAATCGAGGTCCAGCTTTTAGGACACCTTTCAAATGCCCCACCTGCCGCAAAGAGACCCCCCACAACGGCGCAAACAGCCTGCAGATCAACTACTCTCTGCGCGGGATAGTCGAGAAGTTCAGCAAAATAAAGGTTACACCTAAAATGTCTGTATGTAAACAACACTCCGGTCAGCCTCTTAACATATTTTGCGCCACCGACTTGAAACTAATATGTGGATTTTGCGCAGCGACGAATGACCACGAAGGGCACAAGTTCTGCTCCTTGGAGGATGCGTATGAACGAGAGAAGAAGGCGTTTGATGAGCTGCTTCGCGGGGTGAAGAACTGGCGAAGCGCAGATTATCTGTCCTGCCTGGATACACTACAAGCCAGTAAGAAAAGGGCGCTTCTGTCGGTCAGTAAGGACGCAGAGAAGGTAAAAGACTATTTCGAGAAACTCATTAGTGCCCTTGAATGCAAAAAGAATGAGATCCTGTCCGACGTCGAAACACTAAAGCTGGTGGTGATGCAGGCATACGACCCGGAGATCAGCAAGCTGAGCGCAGCGCTGGAGGAGCAGAAACGGGCGCTCAGCATCGCTGGGTCTTTCGGGAGCGTTTCCGACCCCCTGTGCTTTCTGCAGCAGATGCAAGAGTTCCGGGACAAGTTGAAGCTGCTTAACAATACTCCACTGCCGTCTCGAAAAGACATGGACGTCGGTCCCCTTGTGCGTAATTTCGACGTTAAAAACTGGGATTCATTGAGGCTCAGGGAAGTGGACAGGATGTCTGTCCCCCACGAGAGTGGCTCCTACCGAACAGCGAACAAACGCATGCCAGTGCCCAGATGGATCAGCATTCTTATCCTCACACTTATCAGCTCGTTGGTGCTGTCTCTGCTGCTGCCGCACACCTTCACAGCGTATGTGACCAGGGAGGCTGAATCACTTCTCGCTgcacttttctctctctttgaacATACCGGTGCGTGCCTGCAGGAAATCAAGGACATTTACATAGATGTGGTTGATGCAGGTCAGAAATATATCATGCAGTTAATCGACTCTACTGCCCGCTTTATTGACAGTTATAAGTTACCCACTAACTAG
- the kpna3 gene encoding importin subunit alpha-4: MAENAGLENHRIKSFKNKGRDVETMRRHRNEVTVELRKNKRDEHLLKKRNVPQEESLEDSDVDSDFKGQNVTLDAILQNATSDNAVIQLSAVQAARKLLSSDRNPPIDDLIKSGILPILVKCLERDDNPSLQFEAAWALTNIASGTSAQTQAVVKSNAVPLFLRLLHSPHQNVCEQAVWALGNIIGDGPQCRDYVISLGVVKPLLSFINPSIPITFLRNVTWVIVNLCRNKDPPPPMETVQEILPALCVLIYHTDINILVDTVWALSYLTDGGNEQIQMVIDSGVVPFLVPLLSHQEVKVQTAALRAVGNIVTGTDEQTQVVLNCDVLSHFPNLLTHPKEKINKEAVWFLSNITAGNQQQVQAVIDAGLIPMIIHQLAKGDFGTQKEAAWAISNLTISGRKDQVEFLVEQNVIPPFCNLLSVKDSQVVQVVLDGLKNILIMAGDEASTIAEIIEECGGLEKIENLQQHENEDIYKLAFEIIDQYFSGDDIDEDPSLIPETTQGGTFNFDPASNMQTKEFNF, translated from the exons ATGGCAGAAAACGCCGGCTTAGAAAACCACCGCATCAAGAGCTTTAAAAATAAGGGGCGTGATGTCGAG ACTATGAGAAGACATCGAAATGAAGTGACAGTTGAGTTGAGAAAG AACAAACGAGACGAACATTTACTGAAGAAGAGAAATGTCCCGCAGGAGGAGAGTCTGGAGGACTCTGATGTCGACTCAGACTTCAAAGGA CAAAATGTTACGCTCGATGCCATTCTACAG AACGCTACCAGCGATAATGCGGTTATACAGCTCAGTGCTGTACAGGCAGCCAG AAAACTGCTCTCAAGCGACAGAAATCCTCCCATCGATGATTTGATAAAATCTGGGATCCTGCCCATTTTAGTCAAATGCCTGGAAAGGGATGACAA CCCGTCGCTTCAGTTTGAGGCAGCTTGGGCTCTGACCAACATTGCCTCTGGGACGTCAGCACAGACCCAGGCTGTGGTTAAATCCA ATGCAGTGCCCTTGTTCTTGCGACTGCTACACTCTCCTCACCAGAACGTATGCGAACAGGCTGTGTGGGCTTTAGGAAACATTATAG GTGATGGGCCACAGTGCAGGGATTATGTCATCTCTCTGGGTGTGGTCAAGCCCCTGCTTTCTTTCATCAATCCATCAATCCCCATCACCTTCCTCCGTAATGTTACCTGGGTCATTGTTAACCTCTGCCGCAACAAGGATCCACCACCACCCATGGAGACTGTGCAAGAG ATATTGCCTGCCCTCTGTGTGCTAATATATCACACCGACATAAAT ATCCTAGTAGACACAGTGTGGGCTTTGTCCTATCTGACGGACGGTGGCAACGAGCAGATTCAGATGGTCATTGATTCTGGAGTTGTTCCATTTCTTGTGCCTCTCCTCAGCCATCAGGAGGTGAAAGTTCAG ACGGCAGCTCTGAGGGCAGTGGGAAACATTGTGACAGGGACAGATGAGCAGACACAGGTGGTTCTCAACTGTGATGTTCTGTCACACTTCCCCAACCTGCTGACACATCCTAAAGAAAAAATCAATAAG GAAGCAGTCTGGTTCCTGTCCAACATTACAGCTGGGAACCAGCAGCAAGTCCAAGCTGTGATTGATGCTGGTCTGATTCCTATGATCATTCACCAACTGGCTAAG GGTGATTTTGGCACTCAGAAGGAGGCAGCATGGGCCATCAGCAACCTCACCATCAGTGGGAGGAAAGACCAG GTGGAGTTCTTAGTGGAGCAGAATGTCATCCCTCCGTTCTGTAACCTGCTGTCCGTGAAGGACTCCCAGGTGGTGCAAGTCGTCCTGGATGGCCTGAAAAATATTCTCATCATGGCAGGAGACGAAGCCAGCACTATTGCCGAGATCATAGAGGAGTGTGGAG gTTTGGAGAAGATAGAAAATTTGCAGCAGCATGAGAATGAGGATATCTACAAACTAGCCTTTGAGATTATTGATCAGTACTTTTCAGGAGACGAT ATTGATGAAGATCCTAGCTTGATTCCTGAAACTACTCAAGGAGGAACCTTCAATTTTGATCCAGCTTCCAACATGCAAACAAAGGAGTTTAATTTCTAA
- the spryd7b gene encoding SPRY domain-containing protein 7b codes for MAAMFTCCLGCCGDGGSGHIPLKEMPTVQLDTHHMGTDVVIVKSGRRICGTGGCLANAPLHQNKSYFEFKIQSTGVWGIGVATQKVNLNQVPMGRDTNSLVLRHDGSIYHNNEEKNRLPANSIPQEGDIVGITYDHVELNLYLNGKNMHCPASGIRGTVYPVVYVDDSAILDCQFSDFYHTPPQGFEKILFEQQIF; via the exons atggcTGCGATGTTTACGTGTTGTCTAGGCTGCTGCGGAGATGGCGGATCGGGGCATATTCCCCTCAAAGAAATGCCCACAGTTCAGTTAGATACTCATCACATGG GCACAGATGTTGTCATTGTAAAGAGCGGCCGAAGGATATGTGGAACCGGAGGCTGCTTGGCCAACGCTCCTTTGCACCAGAACAAAAGTTATTTTGAGTTTAAGATCCAGTCCACTG gtgtgtgggGGATAGGTGTGGCAACCCAGAAAGTGAATCTCAACCAAGTGCCTATGGGCAGAGACACAAACAGCCTAGTCCTGAGGCACGATGGCTCCATTTACCACAATAATGAAGAGAAGAATCGTCTACCCGCTAACAGCATTCCTCAGGAGGGGGATATTGTG GGCATCACATATGACCACGTGGAGCTGAATTTATATCTGAACGGAAAGAACATGCATTGTCCTGCCTCAGGGATCCGAGGCACTGTATACCCTGTTGTTTATG TGGATGACAGTGCCATCTTAGACTGCCAGTTTAGTGACTTCTATCACACTCCTCCACAAGGATTTGAGAAGATCCTCTTTGAACAACAAATCTTCTAA